TCTCGGCGACGTTGCCGAAGTGCAGCGCCGCCGCGCCCATCACCTGCACGTCGAAGGGGCGCTGGTCGAGCACCCGCCAGGCCGCCTCGCGGGCCACCGCGAACGCCTCGGGCAGCAGGTCGTCGAGGCTCTCGCCGTCGGCGTGCCGCTTCTTGAACTCGTCGGTCTTGGCCCGCAACTCGGCGTCGGTGAGCTTCTCGATCTCGTCGGACAAGGTGTTGACGTAGTCAGCCACCCGCTTGAGACGCTTGAGCATGCGACCTTCGCCAAGGCGCAGCAACTTCGACAGCACGGTGTTGTCCCCTTTGGGATATGCCCCTGTTGGTAGGAGTCTTGATCGAGCGACTCCCATGGTAGGCGACACACTTCTTTGGACGCCGAACGTCGACTTGTTGCGCCAATTTGCTGGGAATCCCGCCACAAGTCGACGCTCGGCGGGATAACGGCATCAGCCCAGTCGGATCAGGCCGTAGTCATAGGCGTGGCGGCGGTAGACCACGCACGGGCGCTCGGTGTGCTTGTCGTGGAACAAGAAGAAGTCGTGCCCGACGAGCTCCATCTCGTAGAGCGCGTCGTCGACCGTCATCGGCGTGGCCGGATGCTCCTTGGTCCGCACGATCCGTCCGGGTTCGTGGTCCGACTCCACGCCGTCGTGCTCGGCGGGTGCCGCGGGCGCGGCGCGCCCCGGTTCCCGGGGCGGCACCGCGGTGGCGGCGGCCAGCGAGACCGGCGTCTTGTCGCCGTAGTGGACCTTGCGACGGTCCTTGACGCGGCGCAGCCGGGCCTCCAGCTTGTCGACCGCGGACTCGAACGCGGCGTAGAAACTGTTGGCGCAGGCCTCCGCCCTGCTCACCGGGCCCCGGCCGCGGGCGGTGATCTCTACGCGCTGACACGATTTGCGCTGCCGTCGGTTGGGCGCGTGCTTGAGCTCGACATCGAAAAGGTAGATGGAGCGATCGAACCGCTCGAGGCGGGCGAGTTTTTGGGAGACGTACAGACGGTAATGATCGGGGATTTCTACGTTGCGGCCTTTGAACACAACGTCGGCGGTGGTTGTCGGTTGGGCTTGCCCATCGGGGACGGAGGGCGGTTGGTCCAGAATCTGACCGGAATCCACGGATAGCCTTGACATACGTGACAACTCGTTTCTCTTTACACGTCGCACGCGCGTTGCGTGCCCGGCTGACTTAATGCGCCGACGAGGTGAGAGCGGTTCGAGACTGGCTACCGCCGCAGGCTGCCCGCCGGTGCAAGGTGTCGATTACTCACCCCTTCCCGCAAGTGGGGCTCAACCTGGGAATATCGCGACCAGTGAGTCAATGAATGTTGATTCCGACGTTAGCTCGTGTTCGCCTCCCCATGCCACTAATTTCGCAGAGCTGTTGCGAGTTCTTCACAACCTCTTGGCCGGTTCACAGCCTCACGCGGCGGCGATCGCCAGCACGGCGACGACGCGGACCCCCGCGCCCTGAAGAACGCGCACCGACTCTCGCGCCGTCGCCCCGGTGGTGACGATGTCGTCGACGACCATGACGTCGGTGCGCGGCGGCCGGCCGCGCAGCACGACCCGGCCGGTGATGTTGCGTTCGCGTGCGGCGGTGCCCAGGCCCACCGAGTCGCGGGTCAGTGCTTTGATCCGCAATGCCTGGGCGACCCAGATCTCCGGATGCTGCGCCACCGCGGCGCGGGCCAGCCGCAGCACCGGGTCGCCGCCGCGGCGGCGTGCGGCCGAACGCCGGGTCGGTGCGGGCACGATCGTCAGCGGGGTGTCAACGATCCCCCACGACAGCAGCCGGTGCACCCCGACTGCCAGTGCGCGCGCCAGCGGCGCGACGAGATCGGCGCGGCCGTGTTCCTTGAGCGCCAGGATCGCCTGCCGTCGGGCGTTGGCGTAGCGGCCGAGCGCGAACACCGGGACGCCCGCGTCGATGCGCGGGTTCACCACGTGCGGCTCGTCCGGTCTGACGGCCAGCTCCGTGGCACAGGCTTGGCACCAGCGGGACGCCGGCGCCCCGCAGCCGCCGCATTCGGTCGGCAGGATGAGGTCGAGCATGGCGACAGTGTGGCGGGCGGGGCCGACATCGCGGCGCATGGCGTCACTCCCGGCGCGGGCTCACCCTGCGGTCGCGGCGCTGCTCGAGTTCGTCGTCGTCGACAAAGGTCAAGATCGGCTGACCGGGCGCACACAGCATCGTCGCCAGGAAGCGCAGCGGCGCATCGGAGCGGTTGTTGGCGTCGGAGTAGTGGATGACGTCTCCCCCAAGCTCCCAGAACGCCTCACCGGCCTTGATCACCCGCGGGACCTCGCCCTCGAGTGCGAAAAGCATTTCGCCCTCGAGCACGTAGCCGAAGACCGGCCCGCCGGGATGGCGGTGCGGCGCGATGCCCGCGCAGCCCGGCGGGTAGTCGACGGTCACGGTCATGACCTCCGCGTCAGCGGGCACAAAGGGCGGAGTGACGCACTGAATCACGGTCAGCGCGTCCAGCGGCGCGCCGACGGCATCGATCGCCATTGCTTCCTCCTCGGCCGAGCCGGATTCGTCCGCTTCGGTGGCGGCCGCTCGGATTCGGCAGCTGTGCAACGAAATACGTGAGGCGGGGCCCCGCCCCCTTCAGAACAGCAGCTCGAGGTCATCAAGTCCAATGATTGGTTTCGATAATTTCCTTCTCGCTGAGAGATAACATGTCGGGGATGGAACTGCGCCAACTCGAGTACTTCATCGCGGTCGCCAGCGAAATGAACTTTTCGCGTGCGGCGCAACGAGTCCACGTCGTTCAGTCGGCCCTGTCCACCTCGGTGAGCAAGCTGGAAAAGGAACTTGGCGTCGAGCTGTTCGACCGATCCAAACAGCAGATCAAGATGACCCCGGCGGGTGAGCTGTTTCGAGAGCATGCGCGCCGCGTCATCCACACGGCCCGGCTGGCCAAGGATTCGATCGACGACTACCGCGGTGAGCTATCGGGAACCGTCGAGATCGGATCGCTCATATCCTTCGGCCCGCTGGATGTCCCGAAGATCCTCGGAGAATTCCACCGCACCTACCCATTCGTCCGAATCATCCTGCGGCTGAGCCCGACTGGCTCGATGCCCCACGTCTCGGCGATCGCCGACGGTTCGCTCGACCTGGCGTTCGTGTCGGCGCCGGATCGCTTCCCGGCGGGTGTCGATATGCAGCCTCTCTGCGAGGAGCCCATGCTCTTCGTCTGTCGGCCCGACCACCGCCTGGCGCAACGCGACCGCATCGTCATCACCGAACTCGCGGACGAGGACCTGATCGGGTTCCCCGCCGAATTCGGCTTGCGCCGCGTCGTCGAGAACGCCTTCCGGGCAGCTGGCGTCACGCCGCGCACGCCGTATGAAGCGGCGGTCAACTACTGGATGGCGGCCGGCTTGGTACAGCACGGGCTGGGCACGATCTTCATGCCCGCCAGCGACGCCGCCCGTTTTCCGGACCTGCGCGCGGTGCCGTTGCAGCCCGAGATCGTGTGGCCGATCTTTCTCGCCACGGGAGGGCAGAGGCAGATCGCACCGGCCGCCGCCAAGCTCGCCGAGATGCTGCTCGCGTCGGCGCCGCGGCCGCGGCGCCGGCCCAAGGGCAAATAGCCTTATCCAGCAGCATCTTTCGCGACGGCGGAAGTGATATCCGGGCCCGCGGGACGGCTGCAATTAAATCTTCCCGAGCGGTGTTCGGTGTAGGCAACAGGCCATGCACCGGACACGACGCAAGGAGATAGCAAGTGCTACAGGGGGAATCGACACAGCTCGTCCAGGCGGACATCGAGGCACGGGTGCTCGACCTCGTCTACGGCCACTGGCGCAGCCAGATCCTGCGCGCGTTGGCCACGCTCTCGGTGGCCGACCACCTCGCCGACGGCCCAATGACCGCCGCGGAGGTGGCCGCGCGCGAGGGCAGCCTGCCCGACCGCACCTATCGCCTGATGCGGGCGGGCGTGGCCATCGGGATGCTGAAGTCGACCAGAGACGGATTGTTCGAAAGCACAGCGCTGCTCGACGCGATGCACAGCGATTCACCGCGATCGCTGCATCCGATCATCATGGGATTCACCGCACCCTGGCACACGCTGTCGGTGCGGTTGCTGGCGGACGCGATTCGAACGGGCATCCAGCCGGCGACCACCGCACTGGGAACAGACCTGTTCACCTATCTGGAAGAGAACCCGGAGGAGGGGCGCGAGTTCTCCGATCTCATGGCGGCGCTGACAGTTCACTGGGCGGGTGACGTCGCCGACCTGCTCGACACGACCGGCGTCCGGTGCGCGGTCGACGTCGGTGGTGCCAGCGGCAGTCTGCTGCGGCAGCTGCAGGTTCGCAATCCACAACTGCGCGGCGTGATCTTCGACAGACCCAATGTTGCCCAAAAAATCGCCCAGTCGATCGCGGCGAGCGACCAGGCCCAGCGGCTCGACGCCGTCGGTGGCGACTTCTTCGTGTCGGTGCCGCCCGGAGACCTTTACCTGCTCAAGATGATCCTGCACGACTGGGACGACGAACACTGTGTCACCATCCTCGACCGGTGCCGCCAGGCGATAGAACCCGGCGGCCGAGTCGTCATCGTCGAGTGGATCATGGGCGATCCCGACGACCCCGGTTTTGCCGCGCTCATGGACCTCAACATGCTGGCGTCGTGCCAGGACGGCCGGGAGCGCACGCTGGACGAGTTCGACGCGTTGCTGCAGGGCGCCGGTCTGCGGCGCACGGCGTTCCATCGCAACCCGTTGGGACACAGCGTGATCGAAGCTCAGCCGAAATAGCTGCGCGTCACCGATGACGAGTAGTGGTTTTCCTCGCGACTCAGAAAGAGTTTCCGGCTATGGCTCAGCTCGGTAGAAGGCACGAACCCGCCACCGCGGGCCCGGCGATGGCCGACGTGCGTGACATGTACCTGATGCACGACACGCTCCGGCGCGAATTTCGCCTCATGCCGGGATTATTCCGCGGTGTCGCCACGGGCGACACCAAGCGCGCGGCGGTCGTCGCCACGCACGCCGACCTCCTGTGCCGGCTGCTTCACGTGCACCACGAAGCGGAAGACGCGATCCTGTGGCCCAAACTGCGCGAACGGGCGGGGACACAGGCAACCGTTGTGGTGGCCGCAATGGAACAGCAGCACGCGGCCATCGACGCGGCTCTGACGCGGGCGGCCGAGCTGATACCGATCTGGCGAGCCACCACGCGGCGGGGAGCCAACCTTGCCGATGTCTTCGACCACCTGTTCAACGTGCTGGTCGAGCACACTGTGATGGAGGAAGAGCAGATCCTTCCCCTCGCCAAAAGCTGTGTCACGGCACAGGAGTGGAAGCAGATGGCACAGCACGGCATGCACTCCTTCTCGCCGAAGGACATGCTGCTGTGTTTCAGTCTGATGATGCATGAGGGCGACCCCGACGTCGTCAAGGGAGCGCTCGACGACGCACCGCTCGCGGGGCGAATATTGATACCGCGTCTCGGCAAGCGGGTGTTCGCCGCCCACGCCAAGCGTGTGCACGGCGCCCCCTCCCCAAGTGCAGAGGACCGTTGAGCGCGGCGGCGCGTCTACCGTCCCTGGAAGTCGGGTTTCTCGCCGGCAAAAAACGCGCGTTGGCCCCGCGTCCAGTCCTCGGACTTGCACAGGTAGCTGAAAGTTTCGGTCTCGAACGGAATGTTGTCGTTCAACGGCCGACCGACACCCCGAAGAATCGTCTGCTTTGCCGCGCGCACCGCCAACGGACCGTTGGAGGCGATCGTCTCGGCGATGGCGAGCGCTTCGCGCATGAGCTGATGCGGCTCGACGATCTTGGTGACGAAACCGATTCGGAGCGCTTCCTCGGCGTCGTAGATCCGTCCCGTCAAGATCAGCTCCATCGCCCGGCCCAGCCCGATGATGCGCGGCAATCGCGAACAACCCCCGTCGCCGGGCATCAGACCCCACTTGATCTCCTGATGTCCAAAGCGCGCATGCGGCACGGTGATTCGGATATCGCAGAATTCCGCCAGCTCGTGCCCCCCGGCGATGCAGTCGCCGTTGATGGCGGCGATGATCGGAGTGTTGATCGTGTAGCCACCCGAGACTCCCGCCCATCCCGGCCCTTCCCAGGCCCGGCGGCGGTTGTCCTCGTCGCTGGCGGCGCGGATGTGCGGGATGAGCTTCTTCAAGTCCGCGCCGGCCGAAAACGCCGGACCCGCGCCGGTGACGACGGCGACACGGATGTTGGGGTCCGCCTTGATGCGGTCCCAGGCGGCCAGCGTGGCGGCGGACAGTTCGCGGTCGAACGCGTTGCGTTGCTCCGGCCTGCTGAGGGTGACCACGGCGATATGGCCTCGCTCCTCGTATTTCACCACGCCGGTGCGGATGGATGTGTCAGTCACGTCGATGCCCTTTCACCATGTCATGCCCCCGATCTGGCCACCGCTGACGGTCAATACGTGGCCCTGGACGTAGTCCGAAGCGGGCGAGGCCAGCCACGCGACGGCTTCGGCGATCTCGGCCGGCGATCCCACGCGCCCCAAAGGATTGGTGACCACAGCGTTTCGGCGCACCGCCTCGGAGATGCCCAGTTGATGCGCGCGGCCGGCCACCTCGATGCGGTTGCCGGCCTCGGGGTCTGCGGTCAACCGGGTTTCGATGAAGCCGGGGGCCACGGCGTTGACGTTGATGCCGAGGTGCCCCCACTCCTTGGCGAGCGCCTTGGTCATGGCGATGGTCGCGCCCTTGGCGGCCGAGTAGTTGACCTGGCCCCCTTGGCCCATCAGGCCGGCGAGCGAAACCACGTTGACCACCTTGCGATGCGCGAGCCTGCTGGCGGCAAGCTCTTCCTTCGCCGCGGTGCGCATGGGTTTTGCCGCGGCGCGCAGCAGCCGGAATGGCGTGACGGTGTGGATGTCGAGCATCGCCTGGAATTGCTCGTCCGACATGGTGTGTATCGGTCCGTCCCAGGTATATCCGGCGTTGTTGACCACGATGTCCAACCGACCATAGTCCCGCACCGCGGCGTCGACCACGGCCTCGGGCGCGCCGGCGGCAGTGAGATCGACATCGACGGTGGTGGACGGACCGAGCAATTGGGCTGCCGCCGAATGCAATTCGACGCGGGCGAGATCGGTCATGACGACGGCGGCGCCTGCCGCCGAGAGGCGCCGGGCGATCGCGGCGCCGATCCCGCGAGCGGCCCCGGTGACGATGGCGACTCTACCCTCGAGTTCCTCGCTCAACGCGGCTGCCCTGACTCGGCGGCGGGATCGAGCGCGGCGGTGAGCAGGTCGGCGGCGAGCTGCAGCGTCGCGGTGTGTTGGGCGCGGCCACCGGTGCGGTTCTTGATGTCCTCGACTTGGATGGTGCCGACCACGATGCCCCAGATGACATCCGCCAGCGGGACCACCGGCACGTCGCGAATCAGTTCCTGTTGAACGGCGGTCCGAAGGATCGAGCGCGCCAGGGTGAAGTCCTTTCGGCCCTGGGTATCAAGCGCGGCAAGGGTGTTCGGGTCCAGCGTCTCGACCAGCCGTGTCTGGTGCAGCAGCTGGGTGAGCCGGAAGCGCTCGGGGTCGGTGCGGTACGGCGTGAGCACGGCGTCGAGGAATTGACCGATCAGCTGCTGGCAGCTGCCGATCTTCCCCGCCTCGAGGTCGCGCTGCAACGCCTGCAGCTGAGCGCCGATGTCGGCGAACACCGGGAGCATCAGCGTGAGCAGCAGTTCGTCCTTGGTGCGGAAGTAACCGTAGAGCGTCGGCTTGGTGATCTCGGCGCGCAGCGCCACTTCCTCCATCGTGGAACCCGCGAACCCGCGGGTGCTGAACGTCTCCCGAGCCGCCGCCAGGATGCTGTCCCGTCGCGCGTTGCGTTCGCGCTCGCGGCGACGCCGCGCCGCCACCGCCAGCTCATTCGCGTTGGGCATCACTTCCCCGTCCGTCGTACCGGCAATTCACGTTTGAGAGTCTTCCCCATCGAGTTCTTCGGCAGCGCCGCAACGACCTCGACCCGGCGCGGCACCTTGATCGCCGCCAGATGCGCGCGGCAGTGGGCGTCTACATCTGCCGGCGTGACGTCGCCGACGACAAACGCGACGGGAATTTCGCCGCGATAGGGATCGCTCTCGCCGACGACGGCGGCCTCGACGATCCGGGGATGCCGCAGCAATGTCGCTTCGATCTCCGCCGGAGAGACGTTGTAGCCCGAAATCACCAGGAGGTCCTTCTTGCGGTCGACGTAGTGCAGGGCGTCGGTGTGGTCGACGTAGCCGATGTCGCCGGTGCGCAACCAGCCATCGGCGCCGAAGCTCTCCTCGGTGTCCCGCGGCCGGCCGAGATAGCCCCGTGACACCTGTAGGCCGCGAAACTCGATGTCGCCGTGGGCCTCACGGGCGGCGACCCGCCCGTCGACGGTCACCCGGACCTCGCCGACGACCGGCACCCCGAGCGTATCGGGAGTCGGTTTGCCGGGCAGGGCGTTGAACGTGCCCATGCTGTTGAGCTCGCTCATCCCCCATCCGCCGTACAGATCGAGTCCGGTCGTCTCCTTCCACCGCCGCGGCAGGTCGGCCGGGATGGGGGCGGCGCCCGCCGCGCAGATCCGCACGCCGCCAAGGTCGGCGCGCCCCACACCTCGCTGTAGCAGGGCCGCGTACAACGTGGGAGGCCCGAGGAGCACGTTGACCGCGTGCCGTCGCACGCACCCGAGAAAGTCGTCGGGTTCGAACAACGGTCGCGGGATGACCGTGCCGCCGCGCACAAATGTCGGCAGCGAGTAGACGAAAAAACCGCCGGTGTGAAACAGCGGCAGGATGGACACGGCGACCGGGGTTGCCACACCCGGCATCGCCACGGTGTGGGTGACAGCGTTGTGCATCAGGTTGTAATGCGTCTGCAGGACCCCTTTCGGGCGACCGGTGGTGCCCGCGGTGTAGACGATCTGGCCGATATCCGCACGCACGTCGTCGACCTTGTCGGGGTGCGGCCGCGGGCGGGTGTTCATCATGTGGGCGAAAAGCTCTAGCGCCGCGACGGTTTGAGCCTCGCCCGGCGAGGGCCACCATGCGTCCAGGCCGGGATAGGGGGCGAAGCCGGGATCGGCCAGATCGGTGATCGACACCGTGAACACGGTTGGGCGCGCGGCAGCGACGGTCGCCTGCTCGACAACGGGCAGCAGCTTGTCGAGGCAGACGATGACGCGGGGCCGGGCGTCATCGAGCACGAACCGAAGCTCGTCGGCGCGGTACATGACGTTGACGCCGCAATGCACGGCGCCGAGCCGCGCGAGGGCGAAGAAGACTATCCAGTGCATTGCCGAGGTGGGCACCATCACGGCCACGACGTCGCCGCGGCCCACCCCCGTGCTCTGCAGGACGGCGGCCGCGCGACCGACGAAGTCATGCAGTTCGCCGTAGGTGATGGTGTGACCGAGGTAGACGATCGCCGGCGCGTCGGGCCGTTGCTCGGCGTTTCGCCGCACGATGACGTCGACGGTCTCCTCCGGTACCGGCGGAAGCGGTTCGGCCCAGCCCGGGTCGAACATCACATAGGCGTCTTCGGTTCGATACCGCTCGGCCTCCTCGAGCCACTGGGCCGGGTAACCGAGTTCCGCGTAGAACTTGTGTGTTTCGACGTTCATTTAACGGATCGTAAAGTATTCGACTAATCGTCGGCAAGGTGGGATGCAAATCGGGCCGGCCGGGGTTATGGAGAGTTAGGTCGGATCAAGCCGCGCCGCAACTACGAGGCAGAAAGTGACTCGGAACCGCCTATGAGCAACGCACCAAGCTTTCACGGGCCGGATGACGGCAGCTACGTGCTGGGTCATGTCGATCGCGAAGTCCGGCGGCTCCTGTTGCAGGGCAGGCTGTATGACGACTACACCACCTATGTCTTCGAACAGGCGGGTCTGCAACCCGGGATGCGGGTGCTCGACATCGGTTGCGGCCCCGGCGATGTGTCGTTCATCGCGTCACGTCTGGTGGGGCCGATGGGTCGGGTGCTCGGCGTGGATGCCTCCGCGGCGGTCATCGAGTTCGCCCGCGCCCGTGCCGTCGAGCACGGTAGCGACAATGTCCGCTTCGAGCCGATCGCGATCGACGACATCGCGCTCGACGAACCCGTCGACGCCGTGATCGGCCGGATGATCCTGATGTATCTGCCCGACCCAGTCGAATCGCTGCGCCGGCTCGCCGCAATGGTGCGCCCGGGCGGCGTCGTCGCGTTCTGCGAAATGAACTCCACGGTGGCGGGCAGCCTGCCCGACTTGCCGCTGTGGCGTGCGCTGGTAGACGCTGTCGCCCAGGCGTTTCGGAGCGCAGGCTGTGACACAACCTTCGGCATCAAGCTGGATGCGGCGTTTCGCCGTGCCGGCCTGGGGGCGCCCCGGGTACGGCTGGGCGGGGTGGGCGGCGACGCGGACGTCGCGATTCAGCTGGCCGAGACGTGGCGTTCGATGTTGCCGGTGGCCGAACGCGCGGGTCTGGTCTCGGAGGAGCTGGCCGATCTGGACACGCTTGCGCAGCGGCTGCTGGACCAGGCCGCCGCCGCGGAAGCCATCACGATCACGCCGACGCTGATCGGCGCCTGGGCGCGGGTATAGGTGAACGGTGGCGTGCGGGCGATCTCGGCCAACGCACGCCACCGTCGGATCACGCCGTGGGCGCGGCTTGCCGGACGACCTGCGGCGCCCTGGCATCCCGGTCCCCGGTTGGCCAGCGAAAGGCGCCGGGCTTGCGAGCTTCCTTGGTGATCACCGTGACGGTGCTGCGGCAGACGAATTCCTTCACCGACGCCGCCAGCTTGCCCACCAAATAGATTCGTCGGGGCGTGTCGTCGCGATACGACAACTGGATGGTCCCGTGCCGGCGCCCGATGCTGATGTTCTGTCCCACGAACGCCTGGTCGACGACACCGGGCTGTTTGCCCTCGATGCGGTCGAGCACCGTATTCGCCGCCTTGGCGCCCAGCGGGAGCGCTGCCTGACAACCCATGCGCAGCGGTTGATTGCTCGGCGCCGCAGCGTCTCCCGCCGCGACGATGCGCGGATCGTCGATGCTGGTGAGGGTTTCGTCCGTGACCAGGCGGCCCAGTTCGTCGGTACTCAGTCCGCTGCGGGCGGCGAGCTCCGGTACCCCGAACCCGGCGGTCCACACCGTCAGCGCGCTGGGCAACTCACGCCCGTCGGTCAAGCGCACGTAGCCGGCGTCCAATTCCGCGACGACGGCGTCGTCGAGCACCTCGACACCAAGACGCGTGAGTTGACGCCGTACGGAACGGCGCGCCTTCTCCCCAATGGATGGGGCCAAGACCTTCCCACACACCAGCGTCACGTGGACGGTGGGACGTTGTTCGGCGAGTTCGGAGGCCGCCTCTATCCCCGTCAATCCGCCACCGACGACGCAGATCGAAGCGTCCGCCGGCAAGTCGGCCAGGACCGCGCGCACCCGCTCAGCCTGTTCGAGTTCGGCGATGGGATAGGCGAATTCACGCGCGCCAGGCACCGAGGACGGTACCGCGCCGGTGCTGCCAACGGCATAGATCAGGTAGTCGTAGGGCAGCGTTTCGCCCGACGTCAACTCCACGCTGCGGCGGCTGACGTCGATGCGCTCCACCGTGCCGACGACCAATCGCACGGTCTTGCCCAGCATGGCCGCCAGATCCCTGGTGGCCTCGCCACTGCCGGCGACCATCTCATGCAGTCGGATGCGCTCGACGAAGATCGGCCGGGCGTTGACGACCGTGATGTCGACGTCGGGGCGCTGTTGCAACCGGTTGGCGGCCAAGGCGCCGGAATAGCCGCCGCCGATCACGACCACCCGGTGCTTGCGGAACGAAAGTGGTTGCGTGGTTTTCCTTCTCATGACCGAACCTCCTCATGCGGTTTCCTGTGGGTATCTATGCCTTAGGACACCGCCGGTCGGCTCGTTGTGACACCATAGGCCGGGGTGTGTCCCGTTTCACTGCAGTCCGTCGACCGAGGGAACACCGGGCGAGCGACGTTTATTACGCCAATACTTCATCTATTTGACAGATGAAACAGATCGTAAGTGTTCATTGGACAAGATGACCGGGGCGGGGTGTGATGGAAAGACCTGGCCACACCCGACTACCACGAGGTGACGAACATGCCGTCCTCCGCAACGCATTCGAACCCCCGGGGCGTCGACGATCTCGTCGCCCGGTTCGAGCAGGAGGCCCTGCCGTGGCTCGACCAGCTGTATCGCGCGGCCCGCAGGTACACCCGGACGCACACGGACGCGGAAGATCTCGTTCAGGAAACCCTGCTCAGGGCCTACGTGGGCTTTCGATCCTTCAAAGAAGGCACCAACATTCGCGCATGGCTGTTCACGATCATGAACAACGCCTGGATCAACAACCACCGCACCGCCACGCGACGCCCGAATGAGTGGTTGTCCGGGGAAATCGGCGATGTCTCGGTCTCCGTCCGGACACCGCACTGGCGGTCCGGGCAATTGTCGGCTGAATGCGAAGCTCTCGAACTGCTCGGTGACGACGAGGTTCGCGACGCGCTACAGAAACTTCCCGAGGGTCAGCGAATGGCTCTGTACTACGCCGACGTTGAAGGCCTGCGGTACAAGGAGATCGCCGCCGTGCTCGAGATGCCGCTGGGGTCGGTCATGTCTCGCATCCATCGGGGGCGGCGGAACTTGCGGACGTTGCTGGCGGACTATGCGATTCAGCGCGGATACCTCCGCGCACCGGACGCTGTGATCGCCGCATAAGGTTCCCGCAGCGCCTGGCTACCTTGTGCGTTCAAGGCGAGTGCGATAGCTGGCCGCAACTCGTCGTACGCACAGCCGCACCAGCAACCTTTTCTGCGGTGGCATGCCGGCGAGGAAGCGTCGTCGCTCGTCCGTGGTGCATGCCTCGAGAACCGTGCCGACGAAGGCGATGCCGAACCATATGTTACGGCCGCTGAGGAAGGCGGCGCCACGCTCCGTGACCGCGCGCCATTCGGCGTCGGTAAGGTTCTCGTTGATCAGCGGGACGACCCGGTCCTCTTCGGCCCCGAGGTGATCGCTGACCGACTCACGAAGCGCCGTGATCTCGGAAATCAATGTCTCCGCCGCCTGCGATTGGGCCACAGGCGAATCGAGTGCAGTCATCCACTCGGCCAGCCGTAGTTCGACACTGCTCACTAACTTCGCTATGAGCGAGTGCTCGGTCCCCATGCGATGGATGTCTTCTGAGCGCAGCGGTACCCGGGCATGCAGCGTCGGCCACAGCAGTTCGTCTTCGGCGACGTGGTGGTGATGCAACGCCGCCAGAACGTTGGTGATGTGGCCTGCTACAACCTTCATGCGCCGACGCTGCCACGGCCGCACCGAACTTATCAGCTGTGGTGCGAGGTTGAGCTGGTCGCGGAAAACGCGGTGTACCAAGGCCATCTCGAACGCATCGGTAGGCATTCCCTACTCCCCTCGGCCCCGCCCCGGCGGCCAGGCACGCCATCGGCACAATGATCCGTCCGCGATCTCGTCGAACGCCTTCTGGTGAACAAAGCCGCGCATGCGATTCTCCTTGCGGTTGGGGCAATGGTCTCCCCCGTGACGGACACAGAAATGACCCACCTGGGGATTGTGATCTCTAATAGCATTGCCATGAAACATGTTTGGGCGGCATAAATGGTTCGGTACCGTGCAATCCGTGCCGCCGGCAGTTGAGCTTCATCACGTGTCTGCCAGCCCGTGCTCGGCCTTGATCGCATTGGCCGCGCGCTCGCCGATGACCACGCAGGGCGCCATCGTATTTGCGCTCGTGATTCTGGGCATAACGGAGCCATCGGCGACGCGTAGGTTTTCGATTCCGTACACCTTGAGCCTGCCGTCGACGACAGCGAGCGGATCGGTTCCCATCTTCGCGGTGCCGACGAGGTGCCAGTAAGTGAGCGCCGCATCACGCAGA
The sequence above is drawn from the Mycobacterium marseillense genome and encodes:
- a CDS encoding hemerythrin domain-containing protein is translated as MPTDAFEMALVHRVFRDQLNLAPQLISSVRPWQRRRMKVVAGHITNVLAALHHHHVAEDELLWPTLHARVPLRSEDIHRMGTEHSLIAKLVSSVELRLAEWMTALDSPVAQSQAAETLISEITALRESVSDHLGAEEDRVVPLINENLTDAEWRAVTERGAAFLSGRNIWFGIAFVGTVLEACTTDERRRFLAGMPPQKRLLVRLCVRRVAASYRTRLERTR
- a CDS encoding sigma-70 family RNA polymerase sigma factor, producing the protein MPSSATHSNPRGVDDLVARFEQEALPWLDQLYRAARRYTRTHTDAEDLVQETLLRAYVGFRSFKEGTNIRAWLFTIMNNAWINNHRTATRRPNEWLSGEIGDVSVSVRTPHWRSGQLSAECEALELLGDDEVRDALQKLPEGQRMALYYADVEGLRYKEIAAVLEMPLGSVMSRIHRGRRNLRTLLADYAIQRGYLRAPDAVIAA